In Xiphophorus couchianus chromosome 24, X_couchianus-1.0, whole genome shotgun sequence, a single genomic region encodes these proteins:
- the rcan1b gene encoding calcipressin-1 — translation MELQQAVNGAAEEEEEVALDVQVTDLLNALIAWKVPDDLFTVSSLKASFESLFRSFDPEVQFQYFRSFRRVRISFRDALAAAQARLRLHKTEFNGKEMRLYFPQSVHIGSPRLEPPKPEKQFLISPPASPPVGWEQSHDATPVINYDLLCAISTLGPGEKYELHTATPTTPSVVVHVCEDEHADGSAAPDSDQEDKPCPPRPKIIQTRRPDYTPRVEQ, via the exons atggagctgcagcaggCTGTGAACGGAGCCgcggaggaagaagaggaggtggCATTAGATGTTCAGGTCACTGATTTACTGAACGCCCTGATCGCCTGGAAGGTCCCGGATGATCTGTTCACCGTCAGCAGTCTGAAG gCCAGCTTTGAGTCCCTGTTCCGTTCATTTGACCCAGAAGTTCAGTTCCAGTATTTCCGGTCATTTCGACGGGTCAGGATCAGCTTCAGAGATGCTCTGGCAGCAGCTCAGGCAAGGCTCAGGCTGCACAAGACAGAGTTCAATGGGAAAGAGATGAGACTGTACTTTCCTCAG TCTGTCCACATTGGGAGTCCTCGTCTGGAGCCTCCAAAGCCGGAGAAGCAGTTCCTTATCTCCCCTCCAGCCTCCCCTCCAGTCGGCTGGGAACAGTCTCATGATGCCACACCAGTCATCAACTACGACCTGCTGTGTGCCATCTCCACACTTGGACCAG GAGAGAAGTATGAACTTCACACGGCCACGCCCACTACCCCCAGCGTGGTCGTCCATGTGTGTGAGGATGAGCATGCTGACGGTTCGGCGGCTCCCGACAGTGACCAGGAGGACAAGCCCTGTCCCCCCCGGCCAAAGATCATCCAGACTCGACGTCCCGACTACACCCCCAGGGTGGAGCAGTGA